In Salarias fasciatus chromosome 20, fSalaFa1.1, whole genome shotgun sequence, a single window of DNA contains:
- the LOC115408804 gene encoding uncharacterized protein DDB_G0271670-like, whose product SSSSSSSNSSSSSSSSSSSSSSSSSSSSISSSNSSSTSSSSSNSNSSSSSSSSSSSSSSNSSSSSSISSSSSNSSSSSSSSSSSRSSSSSSSSSSSSSSSSSSSSNSSSSSSSSSSSSSSSSSSSSSSSSSNSSSSSSSSSSSSSSSSSSSSSSSSSSSSSSSSSSSSSNSSSSSSSNSSSSNSSSSSSSSSSSSSSSSSSSSSSSNSSSSSSSNSSSSSSSSSSSSSSSSSNSSSSSSSSSSSSNSSSSSSSSSSSSSSSSSSSSSSNSSSSSSSNSSSSSSSSSSSSSSSSSSSSSSSSNSSSSSSSSSSSSSSSSSSNSSSSSSSNSSSSSSSSSSSSNSSSSSSSSSSSSNSSSSSSSSSSSSSSSSSSSSSSSSSSSSSSNSSSSSSSSSSSSSSSSSSSSSSSSSSSSSSSSSSSSSSSSS is encoded by the coding sequence agcagtagcagcagcagcagtaacagcagcagcagtagcagcagcagtagcagtagtagcagtagtagcagtagcagcagtagcatcagcagtagtaacagtagcagcactagcagtagcagcagtaacagtaatagcagtagcagcagtagtagtagcagtagcagcagtagcagtaatagcagtagcagcagtagcatcagcagcagtagcagtaacagtagcagcagcagcagcagtagcagtagtagcagaagtagcagtagcagcagcagtagcagcagcagcagtagcagtagtagcagtagtagcagtaacagcagcagcagcagtagcagtagcagcagcagcagtagtagcagtagcagcagtagtagtagcagcagtagcagtaacagtagcagcagtagcagtagcagcagtagcagtagcagtagcagcagtagtagcagtagtagcagcagcagcagtagcagtagtagcagtagcagcagcagcagcagcagtaacagcagcagcagtagtagcagtaatagtagcagcagtaatagcagtagcagcagtagcagtagcagtagcagcagcagtagcagcagcagcagtagtagcagtagcagtaatagcagtagcagcagtagcagtaatagcagtagcagtagtagcagtagcagcagtagcagtagcagcagtagcagtaatagcagtagcagtagtagcagtagcagcagtagcagtaatagcagtagcagtagtagcagtagcagcagtagcagtagcagtagtagcagtagcagtagcagcagtaatagcagtagcagcagtagcagtaatagcagtagcagtagtagcagtagcagcagtagcagtagcagcagcagtagcagcagtagcagtagtagcagtaatagcagtagcagcagtagcagtagcagcagtagtagcagtagcagtagcagcagtaatagcagtagcagcagtagcagtaatagcagtagcagtagtagcagtagcagcagtagcagtaatagcagtagcagtagtagcagtagcagcagtagcagtaatagcagtagcagtagtagcagtagcagtagcagcagtagcagtagcagcagcagtagcagcagtagtagtagcagtagcagcagcagcagtaacagcagcagcagtagcagcagcagtagcagtagtagcagtagcagcagcagtagtagcagtagcagcagcagtagtagcagtagtagtagtagtagcagcagtagcagcagtagcagtagcagt
- the LOC115408805 gene encoding LOW QUALITY PROTEIN: uncharacterized protein DDB_G0271670-like (The sequence of the model RefSeq protein was modified relative to this genomic sequence to represent the inferred CDS: inserted 1 base in 1 codon) yields the protein SSSSSSSSSSSSSSSSSSSSSSSSSSSSSSNSSSRSSSSSSSSSSSSSSSNSSSRSSSSSSSSSSSSSSSNSSSRSSSSSSSSSSSSSSSSSSSSSSSSSSSSSSSSSSSSSSSSSSSSSSSSSSNSSSSSSSSSSSSSSSSSSSSSSSSSSSSSSIAVVDVAVAAVAXSSSSSSSSSSSSSSSSSSSSSSSSSSSSSSSSSSSSSSSSSSSSSSSSSSSSSSSNSSSRSSSSSSGSSSSSSSSSSSSSSSSSSSSSSSSSSSSSSSSSSSSSSSSSSSSSSSSSISSNSSSS from the exons agtagcagtagcagcagtagcagcagcagcagcagcagtagtagcagtagcagcagcagcagtagtagtagcagtagcagtagtagcagtaatAGCAGTAGTAgaagtagcagtagcagcagtagcagcagcagtagtagcagtagcagtaatagCAGTAGTAgaagtagcagtagcagcagtagcagcagcagtagtagcagtagcagtaatagCAGTAGTAgaagtagcagtagcagcagcagcagcagcagcagcagcagcagtagtagcagtagcagtagcagcagcagcagtagcagtagcagcagtagcagcagcagcagcagtagtagcagtagcagcagtagtagtagcagtagcagcagtagcagtaacagcagtagcagcagtagcagcagcagcagtagcagtagcagtagcagcagcagcagcagtagcagtagcagtagcagcagtagcagtagcataGCAGTAGTAGacgtagcagtagcagcagtgg gtagtagcagcagtagcagcagcagcagcagtagcagtagtagcagtagcagcagcagcagtagcagtagcagcagtagtagcagtagcagcagcagcagcagcagcagtagcagtagcagtagcagcagcagcagcagcagcagtagcagtagcagcagtagcagtaatagCAGTAGTAgaagtagcagtagcagcagtggcagtagtagcagcagtagcagcagcagcagcagtagcagtagtagcagtagcagcagtagcagcagcagcagtagcagtagcagcagtagcagcagtagcagtagtagcagtagcagtagcagcagcagcagcagcagtagcagtagcatcagcagtaacagtagcagcagt